In Gymnogyps californianus isolate 813 chromosome 29, ASM1813914v2, whole genome shotgun sequence, the following are encoded in one genomic region:
- the KIRREL1 gene encoding LOW QUALITY PROTEIN: kin of IRRE-like protein 1 (The sequence of the model RefSeq protein was modified relative to this genomic sequence to represent the inferred CDS: inserted 2 bases in 2 codons): MRILFLCLLTLADTRGQVAQTRFVEEPEDQTVVAGQRIVLSCVVLNYSGIVQWTKDGLALGMGQGLKAWPRYRIVGTADSGQYNLEITDAELSDDAVYECQATEAALRSRRAKLTVLIPPEDPTIDGAPEILLRAGTPYNLTCRARSAKPAATIVWYRDGLQQDGAITSTEVLADGKRETTTSQLAINPTDLDIGRVFSCRSTNDAIPAGKETFVKLNVHHPPTVTLSIQPQTVQEGERVVFTCMATANPEIKGYRWAKGGVIIEDAKENKYDTQVDYTFFTEPVSCEVHNDIGSTNVSTLVDVHFAPRIVVDPKPTITDIGSDVTLTCVWSGNPPLTLTWTKKESNMVLSNSNQLYLKSVTQADAGQYVCKAIVPRIGVGEREVTLFVNGPPIISSEAVQYAVRGDRGKVECFIGSTPPPDRIAWAWKENILEAGTLERYTVERTNTGSGVLSTLTINNVMDADFQTRYNCTAWNSXGPGTAIIQLEEKEVLPVGIIAGATIGASILVISFLVALACFLYRRRKGSRKDVTLRKLDIKVETVNREPLTLHADREEDTASVSTATRVMKAIYSSFKDDVDLKQDLRCDTIDTREEYELKDPTNGYYNVRAHEDRPSSRTVLYADYRNPGPARYDTRPPSRLSHSSGYAQLNTYSRGPASDYNAEAAPGPDPLPAXAGGETASQLSYENYGGHAAFPAGAGYATYRLGYGQPPSLDRAPYDAYDPMGKYASATRFSYTSQHSDYGQRFQQRMQTHV; the protein is encoded by the exons CCTGGCCACGCTACCGCATCGTGGGCACGGCCGACTCGGGCCAGTACAACCTGGAGATCACCGACGCCGAGCTCTCCGATGACGCCGTGTACGAGTGCCAAGCCACTGAGGCCGCGCTGCGGTCCCGCCGGGCCAAGCTCACTGTGCTGA tCCCCCCCGAGGACCCCACCATCGACGGAGCCCCCGAAATCCTGCTGCGTGCGGGGACGCCGTACAACCTGACCTGCCGGGCACGCAGCGCCAAGCCAGCGGCCACCATCGTCTGGTACCGGGATGGGCTCCAGCAGGACGGAGCCATCACCAGCACG GAGGTGTTGGCCGACGGCAAGCGGGAGACGACCACCAGCCAGCTTGCCATCAACCCAACTGACCTCGACATCGGGCGGGTGTTCTCCTGCCGCAGCACCAACGATGCCATCCCGGCGGGCAAGGAGACCTTCGTCAAGCTCAACGTTCACC ATCCCCCGACTGTCACCCTGTCCATCCAGCCCCAGACGGTGCAGGAGGGCGAGAGGGTCGTGTTCACCTGCATGGCGACCGCCAACCCCGAGATCAAAGGCTACAG GTGGGCCAAGGGGGGGGTGATCATCGAGGACGCCAAGGAGAACAAGTACGACACGCAGGTGGATTACACCTTCTTCACGGAGCCCGTCTCCTGCGAGGTGCACAACGACATCGGCAGCACCAATGTCAGCACGCTGGTGGACGTGCACT TTGCCCCTCGGATCGTGGTGGACCCCAAACCCACCATCACGGACATCGGCTCCGACGTGACGTTGACGTGCGTGTGGTCCGGCAACCCACCGCTGACCCTCACCTGGACCAAAAAGGAATCCAACATG GTCCTGAGCAACAGCAACCAGCTGTACCTGAAGTCCGTCACGCAAGCCGACGCAGGGCAGTACGTCTGCAAAGCCATCGTCCCCCGCATCGGCGTGGGCGAGCGCGAGGTCACCCTCTTCGTCAACG GACCCCCCATCATCTCGAGCGAGGCCGTGCAGTACGCGGTGCGCGGGGACCGTGGCAAGGTGGAGTGTTTCATCGGCAGCACGCCGCCCCCGGACCGCATC GCGTGGGCCTGGAAGGAGAACATTTTGGAGGCAGGGACGCTGGAGCGGTACACGGTGGAGCGGACTAACACGGGCAGCGGGGTCCTCTCCACCCTCACCATCAACAACGTCATGGACGCCGACTTCCAGACCCGCTACAACTGCACGGCCTGGAACA TTGGGCCAGGGACCGCCATCAtccagctggaggagaaag AGGTCTTGCCCGTGGGCATCATCGCCGGTGCCACCATCGGGGCCAGCATCCTCGTCATCAGCTTCCTCGTCGCGCTCGCCTGCTTCCTCTACCGGCGCCGGAAAGGAA GCCGCAAGGACGTCACCCTGCGCAAGCTGGACATCAAGGTGGAGACGGTGAACAGGGAGCCCCTGACGCTGCACGCGGACCGCGAAGAGGACACGGCCAGCGTCTCCACAGCCACCCGCGTCATGAAGGCCATCTACTCG tCGTTCAAGGACGATGTGGACTTGAAGCAGGACCTTCGCTGTGACACTATCGACACCCGCGAGGAGTACGAGCTCAAG gacCCCACCAACGGCTACTACAACGTCCGTGCCCACGAGGACCGCCCATCCTCCCGCACCGTCCTCTACGCCGACTACCGCAACCCCGGCCCGGCACGCTACGACAcccgcccgccctcccgccTCTCCCACTCCAGCGGCTACGCTCAGCTCAACACCTACAGCCGCGGCCCCGCGTCCGACTACAACGCCGAGGCGGCGCCGGGTCCGGACCCCCTCCCGG CGGCAGGCGGTGAGACGGCAAGCCAGCTCTCCTACGAGAACTACGGGGGTCACGCCGCCTTCCCGGCCGGTGCTGGTTATGCCACCTACCGCCTGGGGTACGGGCAGCCCCCCAGCCTGGACCGGGCACCCTACGACGCCTACGACCCCATGGGCAAGTACGCCAGTGCCACCCGTTTCTCCTACACCTCCCAGCACTCGGACTACGGGCAGCGCTTCCAGCAGCGGATGCAGACGCACGTCTag
- the LOC127026900 gene encoding uncharacterized protein LOC127026900 — translation MGGRRVCLFGVALLATAIGFASWQVNGVLGRSVLLSPALPPNKTVKEIEWSFSAGAGATIQVAEFGPGGFERPDPKDRFKDRLEMLNETALKIEALERGDSGVYGARIKLHPALVEDRFFNLSVSEPLPDPKIQSWLLWKSPAWCHLTLQCHVPSGTGGDGIGPGCWTTVAAMAPGSLHHHAGGSRSPSAAPSPMKRDPVTAQTSVLAFTDALSFALVLPGCPFGPAPRATGTSLAVVCQEPQPIPTAGQSQPQGAALAAARADGNDDLETDPVSFPWLAGTPCHPCRGPSRRHFPARWWGSDGPSGSAWCFPTS, via the exons ATGGGCGGGCGCCGCGTCTGCCTTTTCGGGGTCGCCTTGCTGGCCACGGCCATCGGCTTTGCCAG CTGGCAAGTGAACGGCGTCCTGGGGAGGTCCGTGCTGCTCTCCCCGGCTCTGCCCCCCAACAAGACGGTGAAGGAGATCGAGTGGAGCTTTTCAGCCGGCGCCGGTGCCACCATTCAAGTGGCAGAGTTCGGCCCCGGCGGCTTCGAGCGCCCAGACCCCAAGGACCGGTTCAAGGACCGGCTGGAGATGCTCAACGAGACGGCGCTGAAGATCGAGGCCCTGGAGCGGGGCGACAGCGGGGTCTACGGGGCTCGGATTAAACTGCACCCGGCGCTGGTGGAGGATCGGTTCTTCAACCTCTCCGTCTCCG AGCCGCTGCCGGACCCCAAAATCCAGAGCTGGCTGCTTTGGAAGAGCCCCGCCTGGTGCCACCTCACGCTGCAGTGCCACGTACCCAGCGGGACCGGAG GGGACGGCATCGGGCCCGGCTGCTGGACCACGGTGGCTGCAATGGCTCCTGGCAGCCTTCACCACCACGCTGGAGGTTCCCGAAGTCCCTCTGCGGCACCGTCCCCGATGAAGAGGGACCCGGTGACGGCTCAGACCTCCGTGCTTGCCTTCACCGACGCTCTCAGCTTTGCGTTGGTGCTGCCCGGCTGCCCCTTTGGGCCGGCTCCCCGTGCCACGGGGACATCCCTCGCCGTCGTGTGCCAAGAACCGCAGCCCATTCCCACAGCCGGCCAGTCCCAGCCgcagggagcagctctggcagcagcacgTGCCGACGGGAATGACGACCTTGAGACCGATCCTGTGTCCTTCCCCTGGCTCGCAGGGACACCCTGCCATCCCTGCAGAGGACCGAGCCGGCGGCATTTCCCGGCGCGATGGTGGGGAAGTGACGGACCCAGCGGCTCTGCTTGGTGTTTCCCAACGTCCTGA
- the LOC127026898 gene encoding SLAM family member 9-like, producing MPMSTSGGGCGQELGGVCWGSPPSRPSPSQPGTAATQPQQVNGVLGRSVLLSPALPPNKTVKEIEWSFSAGAGATIQVAEFGPGGFERPDPKDRFKDRLEMLNETALKIEALERGDSGVYGARIKLHPALVEDRFFNLSVYGPVPAPEIQHRQLSRTAQGCNVTLRCWVPAGSDAEVAWQLGSSRGMPWGQLCEDGRTLSLVVPASAF from the exons ATGCCCATGAGTACCTCGGGTgggggctgtgggcaggaaCTGGGGGGGGTCTGCTGGGGTTCACCACCCTCCAGACCATCCCCGTCCCagccaggcactgcagccacccAGCCCCAGCAAGTGAACGGCGTCCTGGGGAGGTCCGTGCTGCTCTCCCCGGCTCTGCCCCCCAACAAGACGGTGAAGGAGATCGAGTGGAGCTTTTCAGCCGGCGCCGGTGCCACCATTCAAGTGGCAGAGTTCGGCCCCGGCGGCTTCGAGCGCCCAGACCCCAAGGACCGGTTCAAGGACCGGCTGGAGATGCTCAACGAGACGGCGCTGAAGATCGAGGCCCTGGAGCGGGGCGACAGCGGGGTCTACGGGGCTCGGATTAAACTGCACCCGGCGCTGGTGGAGGATCGGTTCTTCAACCTCTCCGTCTACG GGCCGGTGCCAGCGCCGGAGATCCAGCACCGGCAGCTCTCCCGTACCGCCCAAGGGTGTAACGTCACCCTGCGGTGCTGGGTGCCGGCCGGCAGCGATGCTGAGGTTGCCTGGCAGCTCGGCAGCTCCCGCGGGATGCCGTGGGGACAGCTCTGCGAGGACGGCCGGACGCTGTCCCTGGTCGTGCCCGCCAGCGCCTTC
- the LOC127026899 gene encoding SLAM family member 5-like produces the protein MEGELAGSKAWLPSLLLALLGLGPGILAEARFKADNEVLQMLAGNSSQTLLERCSELLFGQARAQPRQVNGVLGRSVLLSPALPPNKTVKEIEWSFSAGAGATIQVAEFGPGGFERPDPKDRFKDRLEMLNETALKIEALERGDSGVYGARIKLHPALVEDQFFNLSVYESVPSPRTRSQLLASTLEWCNLTLQCQGAGKGAVNVTWKRDNVIRDLTSDGHQLSPDGTTLRVTLPPTAANVTYACTVSNPADQKVVLFDLQAICQSGGGQTSFSKSGYIVLTLILLAVSLGGAFWCWRMNSEKAADPAATPTVPAEESPSDPQYAEIVRRSPPEGNDQGLSHPENNQERSPPQKAPVTTVYEQIHRAPEDTAEEVT, from the exons ATGGAGGGGGAATTGGCCGGGAGCAAAGCCTGGCTGCCCTCGCTGCTCCTGGCGCTGCTCGGCCTCGGGCCAG GCATCTTGGCCGAGGCGCGTTTTAAGGCGGACAATGAGGTTTTGCAGATGCTGGCTGGGAATTCCTCCCAGACTCTGTTGGAGCGTTGTTCTG AGCTCCTTTTCGGCCAAGCCAGGGCGCAGCCCCGGCAAGTGAACGGCGTCCTGGGGAGGTCCGTGCTGCTCTCCCCGGCTCTGCCCCCCAACAAGACGGTGAAGGAGATCGAGTGGAGCTTTTCAGCCGGCGCCGGTGCCACCATTCAAGTGGCAGAGTTCGGCCCCGGCGGCTTCGAGCGCCCAGACCCCAAGGACCGGTTCAAGGACCGGCTGGAGATGCTCAACGAGACGGCGCTGAAGATCGAGGCCCTGGAGCGGGGCGACAGCGGGGTCTACGGGGCTCGGATTAAACTGCACCCGGCGCTGGTGGAGGATCAGTTCTTCAACCTCTCCGTCTACG AGTCGGTGCCGAGTCCCCGGACCCGCAGCCAGCTCCTGGCCAGCACCCTGGAGTGGTGCAACCTGACGTTGCAGTGCCAGGGCGCCGGCAAAGGCGCCGTCAATGTCACCTGGAAGAGGGACAACGTCATCCGGGACCTGACCTCCGACGGCCACCAGCTCTCCCCGGATGGGACCACCCTACGGGTGACCCTGCCACCCACCGCCGCCAACGTCACCTACGCCTGCACCGTCAGCAACCCCGCCGATCAGAAGGTCGTCCTCTTCGACCTGCAAGCCATCTGCCAAAGCGGAG GGGGACAGACGTCCTTCTCGAAGTCGGGGTACATCGTCCTGACCCTCATCCTGCTGGCGGTGAGCTTGGGGGGAGCCTTCTGGTGCTGGCGGATGAATAGCGAGAAGGCGGCAGACCCCG CTGCCACCCCCACGGTGCCCGCCGAGGAGAGCCCCTCCGACCCCCAGTACGCCGAGATCGTGCGCCGGAGCCCCCCGGAAGGTAATGATCAG GGCCTCAGTCACCCCGAAAATAACCAGGAGCGGAGCCCGCCGCAGAAAGCACCGGTCACCACCGTCTACGAGCAGATCCACCGGGCACCAGAGGACACGGCCGAGGAGGTGACATAG